From a region of the Deltaproteobacteria bacterium CG11_big_fil_rev_8_21_14_0_20_49_13 genome:
- the atpG gene encoding ATP synthase F1 subunit gamma has translation MATLKSIRKRIISTQSTKKLTHAMKMIASSRMRKAQQRVCTARAYNKELRRILLEIVKEQKEISSFLLNPQEDEKGIVNIFVISSDRGLCGTFNEHLLKKVRATLDKRYRIFVIGKKGRDFFRRNGIEIEKVCAQPDLSKEMNLAIERYRKGEIDEAYIAYNKFQSLGSIEPSIERILPVDLGDFMPVLSVDHICEPGAEEVIERAIKRTMETGFLLAYLESSAAELSARMIAMEMATKNADDLIISLTQVYNKARQATITRDLIDIVGGAEALKR, from the coding sequence ATGGCAACGCTTAAATCCATAAGAAAGCGGATAATTTCGACGCAGAGCACTAAAAAGCTGACCCACGCGATGAAGATGATAGCCTCTTCCCGCATGAGAAAGGCACAGCAAAGGGTCTGCACTGCAAGGGCCTATAATAAAGAGCTGAGGCGTATCCTTTTGGAGATAGTAAAAGAACAAAAAGAGATCTCTTCTTTTCTGTTAAACCCACAGGAAGATGAGAAGGGGATAGTTAATATATTCGTCATAAGCTCGGACAGGGGACTTTGCGGCACGTTCAACGAGCATCTGTTAAAAAAGGTCCGGGCCACGCTTGATAAAAGATACCGAATATTCGTCATTGGTAAAAAGGGGCGTGATTTTTTCCGGCGAAACGGGATCGAAATAGAAAAGGTCTGTGCGCAACCGGACCTTTCAAAGGAGATGAACCTAGCCATTGAAAGATATCGAAAGGGAGAAATAGACGAGGCCTACATCGCCTACAATAAGTTCCAAAGCTTAGGCTCTATCGAACCCTCTATTGAAAGGATATTGCCCGTTGACCTTGGCGATTTTATGCCGGTGCTTTCCGTAGATCATATTTGCGAACCGGGCGCCGAAGAGGTAATAGAGCGGGCTATCAAAAGGACGATGGAAACGGGTTTTCTGCTTGCGTATCTGGAATCAAGCGCCGCTGAGCTTTCCGCTAGGATGATAGCAATGGAAATGGCCACAAAGAACGCCGATGACCTTATAATATCGCTGACACAGGTTTACAACAAGGCCCGTCAGGCGACAATTACAAGAGATCTT